A stretch of DNA from Ciona intestinalis chromosome 8, KH, whole genome shotgun sequence:
AGCAAGAAGTACAGATCCATAAAATCCGGATAACGCTGACTTCTCGCAACGTCCAGAGCTTGGAGAAGGTTAGTAAATGCATGAAGCCATGTAGCTTACCGATAAATgctaaaatatgtataattaTTTTCGCGAGAGCGCtatttaatcatattttaggtttttctAGGCCTGGTAAAGTATCAATGTTCAAACCCCTGCATGTTATGTGCATCACAGTGCATTGTGATATACATTTGTGTAAGATAAAGAAGATGTACCAAACTGAAAACCACATATGCttcattgtgtttttaatttctattgCACTTTTAAGGTATGCAGTGACCTTATCAAAGGGGCAAAAGACAAGCAACTGCGTGTCAAGGGACCAGTTCGCATGCCCACCAAGGTTCTTCGCATTACTTGTCGTAAAACACCGTGTGGTGAAGGTTCCAAGACTTGGGATCGATATCAGATGAGGATCCACAAGCGATTGATTGATCTTCACAGTCCATCAGAAGTTGTGAAGCAAATTACATCCATCAGCATTGAACCTGGTGTAGAGGTTGAAGTCACAATTGCTGATGTTTAGATCCCTAAGTCGATAATAAAAGCACCAAGCTATAGATGTGTGTTGATTTTAATAACAAGTACTCTACTATTCAAGTTCTTATTcagtatatagtagtgtgggggggAGGGGGTGGAAAAGGGACACTTATAGTTAAACAGTTATTATCTTTGTAGTCCATATTTGGTCTGTCGACAATAGTgattgaatatataaaaaggaCTCCCACCCTAAACCATTTGTCAGTGAGAGGGTGCATTGTACTAAATAGAAGCCTccaattcaaataaatttgctTCAATTTCTGTTGTTACGCTCTCAGTGGGCATTGTATCATCAATCATTGTAAGTTGTGGAATAAGTTCAGATCTCTTTGTTGCGATGATTTTCGGTTGAAACCCAATG
This window harbors:
- the LOC100184559 gene encoding 40S ribosomal protein S20 — translated: MSAYKDAGKVPQGEQEVQIHKIRITLTSRNVQSLEKVCSDLIKGAKDKQLRVKGPVRMPTKVLRITCRKTPCGEGSKTWDRYQMRIHKRLIDLHSPSEVVKQITSISIEPGVEVEVTIADV